In Camelina sativa cultivar DH55 chromosome 17, Cs, whole genome shotgun sequence, the genomic stretch CTTTTTGGATTGAATCTAGAAACCATTATGGTACTGTTCAATGGCTTCAGTTTTTGTTGCTTActtatgttctgttttatttattgatctGTGTTTGCAGTTAGATGCAGCTGCTCCTATTCTTGCTAAACTGAAGAAGCCTATCATCATTGCGAAGCTGAATGCTGATAAGTACTCCCGTCTCGCTCGGAAGCTTGAGATCGAGTATGTGTATACTTCTTCATATGTgttcttctatttatttatttattatttttttttttttgagttttgagactTTCCTAGAGTTCTGCAATCACTTTATCAAATTGCTTTGATTCGGGAGTCtgaaaagtttcgatttttcgGTTTATATTTGCTGATGATCTATTGCTTTAACTCAGGAGTCTCTGATCTATTGCTTTAAGCAGCAGCACTGTTGGTTTATCATGTTTAAGTCTTATTTGGCTGATTTGCCTTTCTTTTGCGCAGTGCATTCCCGACTCTCATGCTCTATAACCATGGAGTTCCAATGGAGTACTATGGACCAAGGAAAGCAGATTTGCTCGTCCGTTACTTGAAGAAGTTTGTTGCTCCAGATGTTGCAGTTCTTGAGTCAGACTCAGCCGTCAAGGAGTTTGTTGAAGATGCTGGGACTTTCTTCCCTGTGTTTATCGGGTTTGGTTTGAATGAATCGTTGATATCAGGATTAGGTGCGAAGTACAAGAAGAAGGCATGGTTTGCTGTTGCAAAGGATGCTTCAGAAGATGTAATGGTTTCCTATGATTTCGATAAGGCTCCTGCTTTAGTTGCGAAACATCCATCGTACGATGAGCATAGCGTCTTCTATGGTCCATTTGAAGGTCagtctttatttcttttggtgaTCTTAAGGAGTAACGTCATGTATCCTCCTAGTAAACTAGTGCTGAGAACTTTATAATAGTAAATAGATTGACTGTATAATTTTCGTTTGCAGATGGATTCTTGGAGGAGtttgtgaaacaaagtttcCTTCCTTTGATTCTGCCAATTAACCAGGACACCCTGAAGCTGCTGAAGGACGATGAGAGAAAGATTGTCTTGACAATTGTGGAAGATGAAACTCACGAAAGCTTAGGGAAACTGACCAAAGCACTGAGAGCAGCTGCTCATGCAAACCGTGACCTTGTTTTTGGCTACGTTGGTGTGGAGCAGTTTGAAGAGTTTGCAGACTCGTTTCATGTTGACAAGAAGACAAATCTGCCGAAGATTGTTGTATGGGATGGGGATGAGGAGTATGATCAGGTAACAAAATTGGTTTTAGGACTTGAATGACAAGTCAATTGTAGTTAAATCTCTGTATTAATAATATACGATATGCAGGTGACTGGCATAGAGACCATTAGCCAAGAGGAAGATCAGTTGAGTCAAGTCTCTCGGTTTCTAGAGGGAtatagagaaggaagaacagagaagaagaaattcaaaggaCCATCTTTGATGGGATTCATTAACTCAATGATTGGGATCAGGTCAGTGTACGTCATTGTGTTCTTGGTTGCCGTCATTATGATGCTACGGAGCCTCGGTCAAGTGGATGAGCCTGCTGCAGCCCACGAAAGAGTTCATCAGACCACTAGTGTCCCTGAAGGTGAAACCAGTGAGCATACGGCCAGTGACAAAAAAGAGGACTAGTTTTGCTACAACTTGAATGtggtatgtttttcttttacacTTTAAGCTAACTTGAATAGTTTacagtcttttttattttgttttccgaGCATTTTTATGTTTCACCCTATCTACACACAATTATTCCTTTTTAGTTATGAATCATTTTGGCCCTCTAATTGCCATATGCATTAGTTCTTGGTGCTAGATACTGATTTTGCGTTTACCAATCAAGCAGTTACTACACAACTACGTAAGTAACAAAGTTAACTCAGTGGTACCGATTTACAAAGACGCATCACATATGCTCACTTTTCAAATTCACTCATGTCATGTTCCATACACAATAAAGCAGGTAAAAAATAAGGCCAAACAGGTTTCACTCTGTATTTACAACCTGGTTGCGACACGGTATCACATTGCAACTTTGAGGAAATCTTGGTGGGAGTCTATTGAGTCTTGCAGAGTGACACAGCTCTTGTTAAAATGGTTTATTAGCTTCTATGGTTTAGTTAAGCAGCCTCCTGGAAGAGAATTAGCAGAGGCAAAAAGAGAGAGACCTGAACAAACTCACTCTGGTGAGGGAAATGCTCAAGCATACTTGACGACCAAACCTAGCTTGGTGGTGTATTGACCGGGCTTGTTATGTTTGTAAATCTTTTGGAAAAGGCGATTCTGAGATCTTGTGCGTGGCACATAGGAACTGCGTGTGGCTGCGGTGCAGTGGAACGAGAGAGAGACTCTTGTCTCATGCTCAGGCTAGGCGAAAGTAGAGGTGTCTGTTCTGATGCGGGTGGATCACCCTTTGCTACTCTTGCATCATGTTTACAAACCGGACAAAAAGATCTCCAATGACCGAGCCAAGAATCGATACACAAAGCATGGAATTCTAAAGTCCAAAATAAGACAACAAACCACTTTAAGCGTATGTGAACAAACAGAATCAATTAGAACCCTCtttaaagagaacaaaatggACTTACTGTGTTGGCAAGGGGAAAATCGGTATTTTCATACCCCAGCTAAAGGGGTATGTTGAATTCCTACCCCAATTTTACCAATGAGCAAATCCATAcattaacttaaataaaattcaaattcactaATCCAACTTGTAAAACGGTGTTGAATCATACACAAGCCGTAACGGTGTTAATAGACCGTTAATGACTGCTTAAGTGGAAGCCACGTaaaaaacggcgtcgttttgaaaaacaaaagaaacagctTCTGTGActcaaaacgacgttgtttaacgcttcttcttctctttttcttcattcCCGACTCGAGTTATTTTGCTCCATCCCGACTctcgtttcttctcttcttttcacccATAAATTGTTGAAAAGAACCAAACTGCTAATTGAATCAAACATCAACTTCACCTAGCTGTCAAAGATGTGACCTTTTAAGACAGATTCGAGCTTAAAAGCTTAAACCAGATTCGatggttgaaacttgaaaaagaCAAAACTTTAACAACCAGTAAAGATTAGACCGTGGAGAAGTGAGGCATTACACAATAGGGAATCAAGCTAACTAATGGGGTTGGGGTTGACTAAAAGATTCCTAATTTCATCGATCTAACGCATTCGATTTTGACTCAACAAAGAGAGTTGCTGAAGATTGTACCTGAAGTTGAGAAACTGGCCAAAGGCCATTAGGGGCCAGAAGTAGAGCGGAGGCGGCCAGGAGAGAGAAGcgatagagaagagagagaagagttgaGCAGCCTTGAGGACGTGAGATACACGCGCCATCATCGTTGATGGGTCTCTTCCTCGGCCGTAGAGATTGACCCATGACTGAGGATTCGTCCACAGCCACCAGTAGAACGAAAATGGCAACAGAACTCCGATCCTGGCCACTATTCCCATTTCTTCGCTTTACGTTTGTTTCGTTTCCGACAAAATCTGAGTCTCGTTGGTTGAACTTGAATCAATTGACCAATTGATTCTTCAGCCGTTACGAATTGTGTATATAAAATGCTTCTTCAGCCGTTAACGATAATTGTTGCTAATTAAATCAATTGACcaattgattttgatatatGGGTGAAAAGAACAGAAGAAACGAGAGTCGGGATGGAGCAAAATAACTCGAGTCGGGAATgaagaaaaagggaagaagaagcgttaaacgacgtcgttttgagatAGAGAagctgtttcttttgtttctcaaaacgacgtcgtttcttacGTGGCTTCCACGTAAACAGTTGTTAACGGTTTATTAACACCGTTACGGCTTGTGTATGATTCAACACCGTTTTACAAGTTGGAGtagtgaatttgaattttatttaagttaatgTATGGATTTGCTCATTAGTAAAGTTGGGGTAGAAATTCAACATACCCCCTTAGCTGGGGTATGAAAATACCAATTTTCCCAAGGTAGGATCCTAAGTTTGTCGCCAAGACAATAATCATCAATGCATATAGCACAAGTAATCGAAGTCAAACCAAGTtcaaaaacacctaaaaacacTTCAGTCGGTATTACCAAACTACAAGGTATGCGAGAAAATCCTTGGCCGCCGCCACGGGATAAAGGCGTCACATGAAGACGCCTACggacaaagaaaaaagtggCGAGAACAACAGACACGATGAACAAAGATATGAAAGTGACAACCATGATTGACCATGATGAAGTCCTGAACCCCGGGATGAGCCAAAGCTCCATCTCGCTTCGACCTGCATACTCTTTGAGTACTTCTCCTGACGCTCTTGTAACAAGCACGCCATGTATATGCACACCAGATGAATTTCCTCCCACTACATATTGTTTTTTACCAAGATTATAAAAACCAAACCAGCCATCGTATTAACATGACTTATATACTTAAATGTGCTTACTATGTACTAAGAGCTCATCGTATGCATCGTTATAGACAATAGCAGCTTTGTATCCAGCTTCCTGCGCCTTTCTAACTTTTTCCTCAAAACTACAGCCACCACGAACAATCAATACATAAGAGGGCCTAAACTTAGATCCTTTTTCAGCTGTGTTCGTTAAACCCGAGCACGCATCAATAGGATCTGCAGCGTACAACAATCCGCATTCCACCGAACTTCCAATAATCGGAGCTGAGAACTTTTCAATCAATACGGTACGCCACTACACAAAAAATAGACATATTGTATCACttaaatcccctatataataaaataaatcccctatataataaaatggaagtacacaacattattttgtagactatataattttaataagtttgttacaaataggttatagattaaaatttatattatttgtatagtctagatttattgtttctaaaaatcttaaaagaatattctaaagaatcatcatctaacttaccatattaattttctttattaaattattcatcaaataaaatcttttgatatctaatttaacatattaatttgttaattatcattatacttcacctctcatttttatatatgagtctattttgtgaaacaaataaattatcatattatttattataattaaaaaatagttttatttccgaatataccataagttgaatttttaaaaacaaatataaatgattcaatctataaaatattcaagttttcttaatattattctttaaaaataatatctattgaattaaaaaaattactgagtaacgggtcaaaattcgaatatttaaattcaatttcatacttttttttgttgaactttataattttatataatataaaaaactttaaacaatttattttgaaatatttttaaaatattgaaacttgatattaaagttaNaatttatattatttgtatagtctagatttattgtttctaaaaatcttaaaagaatattctaaagaatcatcatctaacttaccatattaattttctttattaaattattcatcaaataaaatcttttgatatctaatttaacatattaatttgttaattatcattatacttcacctctcatttttatatatgagtctattttgtgaaacaaataaattatcatattatttattataattaaaaaatagttttatttccgaatataccataagttgaatttttaaaaacaaatataaatgattcaatctataaaatattcaagttttcttaatattattctttaaaaataatatctattgaattaaaaaaattactgagtaacgggtcaaaattcgaatatttaaattcaatttcatacttttttttgttgaactttataattttatataatataaaaaactttaaacaatttattttgaaatatttttaaaatattgaaacttgatattaaagttagaaactataaacactctaaattggtttgttatagcaatgtcaataatgtcactataatatgaaagaatttgaaaaatccaagtatattaaaacaaaaagtataacaatgtattaaattactcatagtataataacttgctttttaaaaaccaacttcacaaaattatgtcttataatgacattcaagttatacattattgaaataacttcacgtacataaactaatacaacatattaaaaatttattttaatagaaaatatacaaaattttgtataaaataaatttaatcagtgttatagcacaagtacttatctaaaatcattaacaatataaaacttacaaaattaGTGTTTtcttcaagtcatcatatttagcatataattttattatataatattttatccaaaaaaacttttaaaaacaatcacataaattatattttatataaaaattacaatataaataaaatgaattatataaaaatgaatttgacaaaaaaaaaggaattttaaccctgctctagcacggatcttaatctagtaagtgatattatttcaaattacttTTCAATAGttgatataaaaattaggaaaaatgtTTGCCAGCTACGCCAAGTAATGgccaacacatagccacacatacaaacaatataaatgttttgtt encodes the following:
- the LOC104757865 gene encoding protein disulfide-isomerase 5-2, encoding MRSLELMICWISFLTLSVSLSASSDDQFTVDGTVLELTDSNFDSAISTFDCIFVDFYAPWCGHCKRLNPQLDAAAPILAKLKKPIIIAKLNADKYSRLARKLEIDAFPTLMLYNHGVPMEYYGPRKADLLVRYLKKFVAPDVAVLESDSAVKEFVEDAGTFFPVFIGFGLNESLISGLGAKYKKKAWFAVAKDASEDVMVSYDFDKAPALVAKHPSYDEHSVFYGPFEDGFLEEFVKQSFLPLILPINQDTLKLLKDDERKIVLTIVEDETHESLGKLTKALRAAAHANRDLVFGYVGVEQFEEFADSFHVDKKTNLPKIVVWDGDEEYDQVTGIETISQEEDQLSQVSRFLEGYREGRTEKKKFKGPSLMGFINSMIGIRSVYVIVFLVAVIMMLRSLGQVDEPAAAHERVHQTTSVPEGETSEHTASDKKED